A window of the Lactuca sativa cultivar Salinas chromosome 7, Lsat_Salinas_v11, whole genome shotgun sequence genome harbors these coding sequences:
- the LOC111880839 gene encoding auxin response factor 6 — protein sequence MKLSAVGFGQQLPEGEKRCLNSELWHACAGPLVSLPTVGSRVVYFPQGHSEQVAASTNKEVDAHTPNYPSLPPQLVCQLHNVTMHADVETDEVYAQMTLQPLNSDEQKEAFLPADLGAPSKQPTNYFCKTLTASDTSTHGGFSVPRRAAEKVFPPLDFSQQPPAQELIARDLHDNEWKFRHIFRGQPKRHLLTTGWSVFVSAKRLVAGDSVLFIWNEKNQLLLGIRRANRPQTVMPSSVLSSDSMHLGLLAAAAHAAATNSRFTIFYNPRASPSEFVIPLAKYVKAVYHTRVSVGMRFRMLFETEESSVRRYMGTITGICDLDPNRWLNSHWRSVKVGWDESTAGERQPRVSLWEIEPLTTFPMYPSQFPLRLKRPWPPGLPAYNGMKEEDLGMNSPIMWLRGGGGGGGGGDLGQSLNFQGLGGSPWLQPRFDGGGGGGIGMLGMQTTTDIYQAMAAAALQEMRSIDSVKQSNPSLLQFQHQPIPTGSMSQPAFIPENQHVSLLPQLQPQNPFTMGQFGSTSQSNFSDSNGNLLGPFSHDETSQLLNIPRSASLLTSTGWPAKRVAVDPLLVSGASQSLLHQVEQLGPPNTGLAQNTNLSQTAVSLPPFPGRECSIDQEPNNNDPQSHNNILFGVNIDNSNLLGLSNPFASSNDFSMNPMLTPSSCIDGSGFIQSQENTGQTNPPTRTFVKVYKSGCFGRSLDIAKFSSYHELRSELAQMFGLEGQLEDPLRSGWQLVFVDRENDVLLLGDDPWPEFVSSVWCIKILSPQEVQQMGKQGLELLNSVPIRTPSRQESMNLSTGVASVSSLEY from the exons ATGAAGCTTTCTGCTGTTGGTTTTGGTCAGCAATTGCCTGAAG GGGAGAAAAGATGTTTAAATTCTGAACTTTGGCATGCTTGTGCGGGCCCTCTTGTTTCCCTGCCTACGGTTGGAAGTCGTGTGGTCTACTTCCCACAGGGTCACAGCGAACAG GTTGCTGCATCAACAAACAAAGAAGTAGATGCTCATACTCCCAACTACCCGAGCTTGCCTCCACAGCTTGTTTGTCAACTTCACAATGTGACTATGCAT GCAGATGTGGAGACCGATGAGGTTTACGCTCAGATGACACTGCAACCATTGAACTCC GATGAACAAAAAGAAGCATTTCTTCCTGCGGATTTGGGTGCCCCTAGCAAACAACCGACAAATTACTTTTGTAAAACTTTGACAGCAAGTGACACAAGCACTCATGGTGGATTTTCCGTTCCTCGTCGTGCAGCTGAGAAAGTGTTTCCTCCATTG GACTTTTCACAACAACCTCCTGCTCAAGAATTAATCGCGAGGGATTTACACGACAATGAATGGAAATTTAGACATATATTCCGTG GACAGCCGAAAAGGCATCTTCTCACAACAGGTTGGAGTGTTTTTGTAAGTGCTAAAAGACTTGTTGCAGGTGATTCAGTCTTATTCATATG GAATGAGAAAAACCAGTTGCTGTTAGGAATCCGGCGAGCCAATCGACCTCAAACTGTCATGCCATCTTCCGTTCTATCCAGTGACAGCATGCACCTCGGCCTCCTTGCTGCCGCCGCCCATGCGGCCGCAACTAATAGCCGCTTCACCATTTTCTATAATCCGag GGCAAGTCCATCGGAATTTGTGATTCCGCTCGCTAAATATGTTAAAGCGGTTTATCATACGCGCGTTTCTGTTGGCATGCGGTTTCGGATGTTGTTTGAAACAGAAGAATCAAGCGTTCGCAG GTATATGGGAACTATAACGGGTATctgtgatttggatccaaatcgATGGTTGAACTCGCACTGGAGATCCGTTAAGGTCGGTTGGGATGAATCTACAGCTGGAGAGAGACAACCGAGAGTTTCCCTTTGGGAAATTGAACCCCTCACAACTTTCCCAATGTACCCCTCCCAGTTTCCGCTTCGACTAAAACGCCCTTGGCCACCCGGACTACCCGCTTATAATG GGATGAAAGAAGAAGATTTAGGAATGAACTCACCGATAATGTGGCttcgtggtggtggtggcggtggtggtggcggtgatcTTGGTCAATCTCTCAACTTTCAAGGACTCGGGGGTTCGCCGTGGTTGCAGCCACGGTTTgatggcggcggtggtggtggcaTTGGCATGCTCGGTATGCAAACCACCACGGATATCTACCAAGCCATGGCGGCGGCCGCCCTCCAAGAAATGAGGAGTATTGATTCGGTCAAACAGTCAAACCCATCACTTCTACAATTCCAACACCAACCGATTCCAACCGGGTCAATGAGTCAACCCGCTTTCATTCCTGAAAACCAACACGTGTCACTTCTCCCCCAACTTCAACCCCAAAACCCATTCACAATGGGTCAATTCGGGTCAACTTCTCAGTCAAACTTCTCGGATTCAAACGGAAACCTTTTAGGCCCGTTTTCACACGATGAAACTTCACAACTTCTTAACATCCCTCGCTCTGCTTCCTTGTTGACTTCCACGGGTTGGCCCGCGAAACGGGTCGCGGTTGACCCGTTACTTGTATCTGGAGCTTCACAATCTCTTCTTCACCAAGTCGAGCAACTCGGCCCACCAAATACGGGTCTCGCCCAAAACACAAACCTTTCACAAACCGCGGTTTCTTTACCTCCGTTTCCGGGTCGAGAGTGCTCCATCGATCAAGAACCGAATAATAACGACCCGCAAAGTCATAATAATATCTTGTTTGGAGTCAACATCGATAACTCAAATCTTTTAGGGTTATCGAATCCGTTTGCTTCTTCCAATGATTTTTCCATGAATCCGATGTTGACACCTTCGAGTTGTATCGACGGGTCGGGTTTTATACAGTCTCAAGAAAACACGGGTCAAACAAATCCACCCACCCGAACCTTCGTTAAG GTTTATAAATCGGGGTGTTTTGGGAGGTCACTCGATATAGCAAAATTTAGTAGTTACCATGAGCTACGAAGTGAACTCGCACAAATGTTTGGCCTTGAAGGCCAATTGGAGGACCCTTTGAGATCAGGCTGGCAGCTTGTATTTGTTGACCGAGAGAATGACGTTCTTCTCCTCGGTGACGACCCTTGGCC GGAGTTTGTGAGCAGTGTATGGTGTATCAAGATACTATCGCCGCAAGAGGTGCAACAAATGGGGAAACAAGGTCTCGAGCTTCTTAACTCGGTTCCGATACGGACTCCATCACGACAAGAGTCTATGAATCTGAGCACTGGCGTTGCATCAGTCAGTTCGCTAGAATACTAG